From a single Glycine soja cultivar W05 chromosome 19, ASM419377v2, whole genome shotgun sequence genomic region:
- the LOC114399784 gene encoding uncharacterized protein LOC114399784: MASRKGFLSKVSSMFVSSSTDLELKSTEGDLELDEAEMFNWNMSNDNNKNNTVTESKKRPRSGKKKKVNPVASSSMPVAIPDWSKILKEDFKEHKKREFVSDHDYDRVPPHEYLARTREASHSVHEGKGRTLKGRDLRSVRNSIWKKLGFED, translated from the coding sequence ATGGCGTCTAGGAAGGGATTCCTTTCGAAAGTGAGTTCCATGTTTGTATCATCAAGTACCGATTTGGAGCTGAAATCCACAGAGGGTGACTTGGAATTGGATGAAGCTGAAATGTTCAACTGGAACATGTCCAAtgacaacaacaagaacaacactGTGACAGAGTCGAAGAAGAGACCACGATCTGGTAAGAAGAAAAAGGTGAACCCTGTGGCCTCATCCTCAATGCCAGTGGCTATTCCTGATTGGTCCAAGATTCTGAAGGAGGACTTCAAGGAGCACAAGAAGAGAGAATTTGTTAGCGACCACGATTACGATCGAGTTCCTCCTCATGAGTATCTTGCTAGAACCAGAGAGGCTTCTCACTCAGTGCATGAAGGAAAAGGAAGGACCCTTAAGGGCAGGGACTTGCGCAGTGTAAGAAATTCCATTTGGAAGAAATTGGGGTTTGAAGATTGA